A genomic region of Pseudopipra pipra isolate bDixPip1 chromosome W, bDixPip1.hap1, whole genome shotgun sequence contains the following coding sequences:
- the LOC135405402 gene encoding olfactory receptor 14J1-like — protein sequence MSNSSSLTQFLLLALPDRRELQLLHFWLFLAISLAALLANGLILSAVACDHHLHTPMGFFLLNLSLTDLGCICTTVPKAMHNSLHNTTTISYTGCATQVFLLIFLFGAEYSILTIMCYDRYVAICKPLHYGTLLGSRACAHMAAAAWATAFLNALLHTANTFSLPLCQGNALGQFFCEIPAILKLSCSHSGYRREIGLTVMSACLIFGCFIFIVFSYVQIFRAVLRIPSQQGRHKAFSTCLPHLAVVSLFVSTVVFSYLKPPSISSPSLDLAVAVLYSVMPPALNPLIYSLRNQELKDALRKMITPCFLRSNKLHLFFCRTLMA from the coding sequence atgtccaacagcagctccctcacccagttcctcctcctggcgctcccagacaggcgggagctgcagctcctgcacttctggctcttcctggccatctccctggctgccctcctggccaacggcctcatcctcagtgcagtagcctgcgaccaccacctgcacacccccatgggcttcttcctgctcaacctctccctcacagacctgggctgcatctgcaccactgtccccaaagccatgcacaattccctccataacaccacaaccatctcctacacaggatgtgctaCACAGGTTTTTCTCCTCATATTCTTATTTGGAGCAGAGTATTCcatcctcaccatcatgtgctacgaccgctatgttgccatctgcaaacccctgcactacgggaccctcctgggcagcagagcttgtgcccacatggcagcagctgcctgggccactgcatttctcaatgctctgctgcacacagccaacacATTTTCCCtacccctgtgccagggcaatgccctgggccagttcttctgtgaaatccctgccatcctcaagctctcctgctcacactcaggctaccgcaGGGAAATCGGGCTCACTGTGATGAGTGCCTGTTTAATATTTgggtgtttcattttcattgttttctcctatgtgcagatcttcagggctgtgctgaggatcccctctcagcagggacggcacaaagccttttccacgtgcctccctcacttggccgtggtctccctgtttgtcagcactgtcGTGTtttcctacctgaagcccccctccatctcctccccatccctggatctggcggtggcagttctgtactcagtgatgcctccagcactgaaccccctcatctacagcctcaggaaccaggagctcaaggatgccctgagaaaaatgataaCTCCATGTTTTTTGAGAAGCAATAAATtgcatcttttcttctgcagaacactcatGGCGTAA